The window TTCCACCACTCTTCCTTTGGGGTAACCGCCCACACCTAGGGCAATATCCAGTCCCAATGAGCCGGAAGGAATCACTTCAACATCTTCCACAACACTGTCCCCCATTTTCATGACAGCACCTTTACCGTAGGTTTTGTCCAACTTGTCCAGGGTTAGTTTAAGTGCTTTTAATTTTGCTTCTTTCTCGTTGCTCATGGTAAAAAATATTAGGAAGGCTAAAATACCATTTCTTTCCACATGAAAAAAAGGGCACGCAACCTTTTTAATAACATTACATCCTTAAAGTACTAACTCATCTCCATAGAGCCTTTTGGCTCGCAATTGCTATGAGAAAGAGAACGCTGCTATGAGAAAGTAGTAATGGATTAAAGGGGCCTTCGCGGCCCTTTTAGTTTGCTCTCCCTTAATTTTCTATCTTTGCCGCACATTTAAAAGAACCATTCTTAAAACTTAATCCGGTATAGCATGCAACTGTACAACACATTAAGTGCAAAGGAAAGGGAAGCGCTTATTGAGGAAGCCGGGAAAGATCGGCTTACCATCTCTTTCTACAAATATGCACGCATAGGCAATCCACAGATTTTACGAAACCATCTTTTTTTGGCTTGGGACCAAATGGAAGTTCTCGGGCGCATTTATGTGGCCCACGAAGGAATCAATGCACAACTTTCGGTGCCAGCAGATAATTTCAATAGCTTCAAGGATCATTTGGACAGTATCACCTTTTTGGAAAATGTAAGGTTGAACATCGCCATTGAACAGGACAACAAGTCCTTTTTGAAATTAAAGGTTAAGGTACGCGATAAAATCGTGGCCGATGGATTGAACGATGACACCTTTGATGTCACCAATAAGGGCATACACGTAGGCGCCGAACAATTTAACCAGCTTATCGAAGATGAAAATACTGTTCTGGTAGATATGCGCAACCACTACGAAAGCGAGATAGGGCACTTTAAAAATGCCATTACCCCAGATGTGGATACCTTCCGCGATTCGTTGGACATCATCGAAAAGGATTTGGCCGCCCACAAAGAGGACAAGAACCTCGTGATGTACTGCACCGGAGGCATCCGTTGCGAGAAGGCCAGTGCCTACTACAAGCACAAAGGCTTCAAAAACGTTTTTCAACTGGAAGGTGGCATTATCGAATATACCCGACAAGTGCGCGAAAAGCAATTGGAAAACAAATTCTTGGGTAAAAACTTTGTTTTTGACCATAGGCGCGGTGAGCGCATCTCCGAAGATGTGATCGCACATTGCCATCAATGCGGAAAGCCTTGTGATACCCATGTCAACTGTGCAAACGAAGCATGCCATTTGTTGTTTATCCAATGTGATGAATGTGCCAATGAAATGAACAATTGTTGTTCGGTGGATTGTATGGAAGTACATGCACTGCCCTACGAAGAACAAAAACGTTTGCGTAAGGGCAAGGGAGCCAGCAACAAAATATTCAAAAAAGGACGCTCTCCCGTGTTGAAATACAAGAAGTAGCATTTCACTACTGCCACAAATTGTACTATATTTACATCAAGTAATTTTTTATGAACCCTATTGGGGCTGCTCAAACAGTGTAGCAAAACAGGTTCTTTCATCGGCGTGGTGGATGTATGATTTGGATTTCCCTATGTAAGATGGACTTCCGGTCCGCGCTAGAACAGACAGTTTGCTTTTTTTGGCTCTCCAATCAAGATATTAAATATGGCGTGTAGCAGTTGTTCAACCGGCAAGGATGGACAACCGCGTGGGTGCAAGAACAATGGTACTTGCGGCACTGATGGTTGTAACAAGCTCACAGTCTTTGACTGGCTTTCCAATATGTCGTTGCCCAACGGTCAAAAACCCTTTGATTGCGTTGAGGTACGTTTTAAAAACAGCAGAAAAGAATTTTTCAGGAATACGGAGAATCTCACCTTGTCCATTGGTGATGTGGTAGCCACCCAGGCCAAATCCGGCCACGATGTAGGGGTAGTTACCCTTACCGGAGAGCTGGTTCGAATCCAGATGAAACGAAAAAAAGTTTCTCCGGACGATAAGAACCTTCCTAAAGTTTACCGAAAGGCCAGTCAACGGGACATTGATATTTGGCAAAAATGTCGGGACCGCGAAGAAGAAATCAAAAAGCGTTCGCGGGAGATTGCCATTTCCCTAAAACTTGAAATGAAACTGAGCGATGTGGAGTTTCAAGGGGATGGTTCCAAGGCCACCTTTTACTACACTGCCGAGGATCGTGTGGATTTTCGACAATTGATCAAGGATATGGCGAAAGCCTTCGGTATCCGAATTGAAATGCGCCAGATTGGATATAGGCAAGAAGCGCAACGTTTGGGAGGCATCGGGTCCTGCGGTCGGGAGCTTTGCTGCTCCACTTGGTTGACCGATTTTAGGTCGGTGAGCACGGCATCTGCCCGCTATCAACAATTGGCCCTCAACCCACAGAAATTAGCGGGCCAATGCGGTAAATTAAAGTGCTGCCTCAATTACGAGCTCGACATGTATCTGGAAGCGCTCAAGAACTTCCCGCCGTCCGATTGTAAGTTAAAAACACAGAAGGGAATCGCATTTTGCCAAAAAGCCGATATTTTTAAAGAAACACTTTGGTTCTCTTACAAGGATGAACCTGCTACTTGGCATACGCTTTCCAAAGATCAGGTACTGGAGATTTTGGAACTCAACAAAAAGAACCAAAAAGTGGCCAGTCTCGAAGAATATGCCGCGGACAATGTTACCGAGGATAAAACCACTTTCGAAAATGTGGTCGGGCAAGACAGCCTTACCCGATTTGATCGGCCAAACAGAAAAAAGCGTAGAAAGAAGAAGCGCAGAAAACCAAAATCTAAAGCATCTCCAAATGCGAAATAAATTGCTGTTACTACTGGTGTTGGTTCTTGCTCTATCCTCCTGCAACGAACTTTTGGTCTATTCGGATTATCAACCCATCACCGACGGTAAATGGCAGATGGATCAAGGAGTTGATTTTCAATTCTCTGAACTGGACTCCACCCAAACCTATAATGTGTTCATCAATATTAGAAATGATGACACTTTTGCCTTTAGCAACCTATTTTTGATTACCGAACTGGAATATCCCAGCGGAAATACCGTTAAAGATACATTGGAGTACCGCATGGCCGAGCCGAGCGGCGAATGGCTGGGAAAAGGAATGGGAAGTATCAAGGAAAACAAACTTTGGTACAAGGAAAAGATCGATTTTCCGGATTCTGGCGTATATAAGGTGAGCATTTCCCACGCCATGCGCAAAAACGGCGATGTGGAAGGCCTTCACATTTTGGAAGGCGTAACAGATGTTGGTTTGGAAATAGAAAAAGCACCCAAATTATAATGGCAAAAAAGCGTCAAAAAAAACAGCAGCAAAACTTTCTTCCCTTTATTAAATGGTTTTGGATTTTGTTCGGATCAGGAGTATTGGCCGTGGTCCTTATCTTTTTATTGGCCTCATGGGGGGTGTTTGGCGAAATGCCAACCTTTGAGCGTTTGGAAAACCCGGAGACCAATCTCGCTACCGAGTTTATTTCTTCCGATGGCGAAACCTTGGGAAAACTCTATTTGGACGACAACCGTACATGGGTAGATTATGAGACCCTGCCCCAAAACATAGTGGATGCCCTGGTAGCCACCGAAGATGCCCGTTATTATGACCATTCCGGAATCGATGCCAGAGGATTTGCAAGAGCACTAGTGTATTTGGGAACCAAAGGAGGCGCCAGTACCATTTCCCAGCAGCTGGCCAGACAACTTTTCGTTGGGGTCAGATCACGAAACTTATTTGAGGCCGTTACCCAAAAAATCAAGGAATGGGTCATAGCCACCCGCTTGGAACGCAATTATACCAAAGAAGAGATCATAGCCATGTACCTCAATATTTATGATTTTGGTTACAATGCCGATGGTATCCGGTCCGCTGCAAGAATTTATTTTGGAAAGGAACCTGCAGATTTGAGAATTGAGGAGTCCGCGGTTTTGGTGGGTATGCTCAAAAACTCGTCCCTTTACAATCCCATCCGTAGAGAAGAACTTGTATTGAACCGCAGGAATACGGTATTGGGTCAAATGGCCAAATACGGTTATATCTCCGAAAAAGAAAAGGATTCCCTTCAAAGTTTGGAGATGAAAATCAATTTTAATCCAGAGTCGCATCGAGAAGGTCTTGCCACCTATTTCAGGATGTATATGCAGCGCTATTTGAACCAATGGGTCAAGGAAAACCCCAAACCGGATGGTGAGAAATACAATATTTACCTCGATGGGTTAAAGGTCTACACTACCATAGATTCCAGAATGCAACGCAATGCGGAAGAAGCGGTTCAGGAGCACATGAAAAACCTTCAGGCCGAGTTTTTCCACCAAAATACCCCCGACCGAAATCTCACCGCACCCTTCTTGGATGTGAGCAGGGGAGCCATCGACACGATCATGCGCAATGCCATGCGACGTTCCGCGAGATGGCGACACCTCAAACGCGAAGGACTGTCCGAAAAAGATATCGAAGCCACCTTCCGCGAAAAAACGGAAATGACCGTTTTTGATTGGAACAGCGATTCTTTTGAAAAGGACACCATCATGACCCCAATGGATTCCATCCGATACTATAAAACTTTTCTACGTACCGCCATGATGTCAATGGAACCACAAACAGGTCACGTAAAGGCATGGGTAGGAGGAATCGATTACAAGCACTTTCAGTACGACAACGTAATTCAAGGATCTAGACAAGCGGGTTCATTATTTAAGCCTTTTGTCTACGCAGCTGCCATAGATCAATTACGCTATTCGCCATGTTATACCCTCCCCGACAACCAATATTGCATTGAGCCCGGGAAACATGGGAATATGGCTGCATGGTGCCCGAAAAATTCGGACGGAAAGTACTCCGGTGAGGATATGACCCTTAAAAGTGCATTGGCCAATTCTGTCAATACCATTACAGCCCAGCTTATTGATCGGGTTGGACCTGGGTCGGTGGCGTCCATCGCAAAAAGTATGGGGGTTACCAAAGAAATTCCCGAAGTGCCTTCCATCGCATTGGGAACGCCCGATGTGAGCGTCTATGAAATGGTCGGCGCATTCGGAACCTATGCCAATCAAGGAGTTTATGTGAAGCCTGTCATGGTGACCCGTATTGAGGACAAAAACGGAACGGTACTTTTTGAGTACACACCAGAGACGAAGGATGTATTGAGCAAAGATGTCGCTTACGCCATGGTGAACCTATTGGAAGGAGTTACCGAATATGGTTCGGGCGGAAGATTACGGCACACCTACGGAAAAAATCAAACCGTATACAAAGAGATTATCACTGGATATCCGTACGAACTCACCAATCCCATTGCAGGTAAAACTGGAACCACACAAAACCAGAGTGATGGCTGGTTTATGGGCATGGTGCCGAATCTGGTCACAGGTGTTTGGGTCGGCGGAGAAGACAGATCTATACACTTTAACCGTCTTTTGTACGGACAAGGGGCATCTATGGCATTGCCTATTTGGGCACTCTATATGAAGAAGAACTACGACAACGAAGAACTGAATGTATCCAAGGAGGAGTTTGAAGCACCGGAAGAACTATCCATCAACATTGATTGCACAAAACAACAGGACGAAGAAGAAGATTTAATCGATACAGAAGACGATCTGGAAGACTTGGATTTTTAAACAAGAACTTATTTCTTAACAAAGCCTCAAGCATATCTTAATTTGCTTGGGGCTTTTTTATTTAAATCGTAATTTCAGGGCAAATAAATACGAATTCTATGATCAATAAAACAGTTGCCAATGTTTCTGAGGCTTTGAAGGGGGTAGAAGATGGAATGACCTTCATGCTGGGGGGGTTTGGCCTATGTGGAATACCGGAAAATGCCATTGACGAATTGGTCCGTTTGGGCATCAAGGACATCACCTGCATCTCCAACAACGCAGGAGTGGATGATTTTGGCCTTGGACTCTTGTTGCAAAAGCGTCAGATCAAAAAAATGATATCATCCTATGTGGGCGAGAACGATGAGTTTGAACGACAAATGTTGAGCGGTGAACTGGAAGTGGAGCTGACCCCACAGGGGACCTTGGCCGAAAAATGTAGGGCCGCCCAAGCGGGTTTCCCTGCTTTTTACACTCCTGCAGGCTACGGTACCGAAGTGGCCGAGGGCAAAGAGACAAGGGAGTTCGATGGAAAAATGTATGTACTTGAACCTGCCTTCAAGGCGGATTTTGCCTTTGTGAAGGCTTGGAAGGGCGATGAGGCCGGAAACCTGATTTTTAAGGGAACAGCAAGGAACTTTAACCCGTGCATGTGTGGCGCAGCGACCATTACCGTGGCCGAGGTGGAAGAACTGCTGCCCGCTGGGAGCTTGGACCCCAACCAGATCCATATTCCCGGAATATTTGTGCAGCGCATCTTCCAAGGTAAAAACTATGAGAAACGCATTGAGCAGCGAACCGTCCGTGAAAGGAAATAGCAATTGTCCCCTAGGGCGGGACTTTAGGGGTGTTTACAAAAGAAAATAATATGTTAGATAAAAACGGAATAGCAAAACGAATTGCAAAAGAGGTCAAGGACGGTTACTACGTCAACCTCGGTATCGGAATACCCACCTTGGTGGCCAATTTTGTCAGGGACGACATCAGTGTGGAGTTCCAAAGTGAGAATGGGGTATTGGGCATGGGTCCATTCCCGTTTGAAGGAGAGGAAGATGCCGATATTATCAATGCCGGAAAACAGACTATAACCACCTTGCCGGGAGCGTCCTTTTTTGACTCCGCCTTGAGTTTTGGCATGATTCGAGGGCAACATGTCCACCTCACCATTTTAGGGGCCATGGAAGTAGCGGAAAACGGTGATATCGCCAACTGGAAGATTCCCGGGAAGATGGTCAAGGGCATGGGAGGTGCCATGGACTTGGTAGCCTCGGCAGAAAACATTATCGTGGCCATGATGCATACCAATAGAGCGGGAGAATCCAAATTGTTGAAAAGGTGCACCTTGCCCTTGACAGGGGTCGGTTGCGTAACCAAAATAGTGACCAATCTGGCCGTGTTGGAGGTAACACCGGAGGGCTTTAAACTATTGGAGCGGGCACCGGGAGTTTCCATTGAAGAAATTCAAGCAGCTACCGAAGGTAAATTGGTCGTGGAGGGTGAAATTCCAGAAATGCAAATTTGATACTAAACGGCTTAATTTATACAACATAATATTGCCATTACACAACAATAGTTTTATATTGCCATTCAACGATTATATATTTGGTTATAACGAAATTGTTACCCAAATTAACCACAAACCGATTGAACCATGGCACTAAAATCTAACACTACGATGAACGAGAATGTTCAAGTTTACAGGAACGATTTTTTCACAGGTTTTATGCTTTTGATCAAAAAGCTGTTCATGCTTTAGGTCAACCAGTTTAAATCCCCCTGAAAAATATGGAGCCAACGTATTGTTCGGCTCTTTTTTTTGCGATAATTTTAGGCAAAACCAACCCTATGCAACTATCGCTTCGCAAATGTACCTTGACCGATCTGGATGATCTGTTGGAAATGTCCAAAACCACTTTTGCTGAAGCATTTGAAAAAGACAATAATCCAGAGGACTTTAAGGCATATCTTCAAGAAGCCTTCCACCCCCGGAAACTTGCCAAGGAATTGTCCAATATCTACACCCATTTTTATTTTGTACACAACTCATCCAAACGGGTTGCCTACATGAAACTCAATGTAGCTTCCGCACAAACGGACGTGCATCATCCGCGAGCGATGGAAATAGAGCGTATTTACGTGGCCCGGGAATATCAGGGCAAGCAAGTTGGTGCCTGGATGTTAAATGAAATCAAGTCCATTGCAAAAAAGTTCCATAAGGAATTCATTTGGCTAGGGGTTTGGGAGCATAATCCAAAGGCCATAGCTTTTTACAAACGCCATGGGTTTGTCAAATTTGGTGAGCATCCCTATTACATCGGAAAGGACAAGCAGACCGATTGGCTCCTTCGACTAGACCTTAAGTAAGTTGCTCAAGAACATAATGTCCCCTTCGGCCTGCAATTTGTAGGCAAAGGAATTTTCAAAAGCCGCATGGATGAGCAAGGAAATCGCCATTGCGTTCACTTTGGTCAAGCTGTTGGTTCGGTACACCACATCTCGAATGGTTGAAAAGCTTACATTGCTCTGAATGGCAATATTGGCAAAATCGTTTTTGGTGGCATTACGGCGGAGCACTTGGGACAGTCGCTCGCTGATCGGTTTTCCGTAATCCTCTTCCGTAAAAATGGAATCTTTTTCTAGAAATGGCCCTAGGCCTTTAATGGAACCCATATATAATTCGAGTTTAAATAATTATATGTTGGGGTCAAATCCTATTTTCTATATTTGGCCTGTAACCCAATTACAGAAAACTAGAGAAATTGCTGCGTTGAGCGCTTATTGCGTAACAATATTACACAATATAGAAATAAATGTATATAATTAAGCAATTAAGACGAAAAAATAATATTAGTCAATCGCAATTGGGTGAGGAAATTGGCGTGAGTTTACGTACGATTCAGCTCTACGAAAGAAAGGATGCCAACATTCCCATAAAAAATTTGACCAAGATCGCCGAATATTTTGGTCTTACCATCGCCGAGCTCTACATGCACGAGGTGAACGATATGGGAGAGGCCTATACCAGGCGACAACCGTTTACCAAACATGGCAGTGTATTCTACCCCTTGGAGCATGGAAAGTATTTGGTAATGGCTCCTTTGGTGCTGGTGGAGTGGCATCAAAAGTATATCAAATCATTAAAGACGGACAAATTCACCAACCCATTCCAAGGAGGGTTCATTATTGATTTCTTGACCGAGGAACCCCATCGTATTTTTGAAGTCTCCGGCGACTCCATGAACGACTCCAGCGCTGCATCCATTCCCAACAAGTCGTATGTCCTTGGATTGGAAGTAAAAAAAGAGTCCTTGGCTCGCAACAAGGAGACCTTTTGGAACGAATCTTACATACTTGTTTGTGTGGACCGGATTATCTGTAAGCGACTTACAGGGTATAACAAGGACAAAAGGGCCTTGCTTTGCCATAACCTAAACACTTCGCCGGAATTTCAGGATTTTGAGTTGCCGTTGGACGATGTGTTGCAGGTGTTCAGGATTGTGAAAAAGCAGCTTTGACTTGATTGAGGTGGGTAAGTACCTCTTCGAGGCAATCGTCCAAGTTTTTCTTTACCTCCGTTTCCCAAAACCGAAACACCGTGTAGCCCTTTTCTTTTAAGGCTTGATTTACCTCTTGGTCACGCTGCATGTTCCGTTCGATTTTTGGAATCCAGAACTCCCGATTCGTTTTGATTTTCTCCCTGCGCTCCTCCCAATTATGGCCGTGCCAGTATTCCCCATCAATAAAAATGACCGTTTTATACTTTTTTAGGGCAATATCTGGCTTGCCGATAAGCTTTTTATAATCGATACGGTATCGATAGCCCGATTGCCACAATGCTTTCCTAAAGGCGAGTTCCGGCTTGGTATTTTTACCACGGATCTTTCCCATGATCTTGGAGCGCTGAGGGGTGGTGTAAAAACCTGATTCCTCATTAAATCGGGGTACTTTGATACGCTCTTTGGGATACTCTTTGGTCATTGTTTTGAAAAGTATGTAAAATTTAGCAAACCATACAGATTTAAAATATTAACATGTTGAAATTAATTACCTTTTGTAGGAATTTGAAATCATAAGAAAATCAATTTAAAATATGAGTGATTCATTAATTGTTGAAAGGCCAATTGGCAGCGCTAAAGAAGATTTATTCAACTTTAAGCATTATTCTAGGAAAGTTCAGGAAATAATTCAAAGATCAACATCAAATAGTGAACCACTAGTAATTGGTATTTATGGAAAGTGGGGGGATGGAAAAACTTCATTTTTAAACCTTGTAGAGAATAAGATTGATGTTTTTGAAAAGTTGAAGGGCGAAAAAGGTATAATGAAGTACCACTTCAATCCTTGGAGATATGACAATGAAAACGAAATTTTATTCGACTTTTTTGAAGGTCTTTCTCAAAAATTGAGGATAAATGATAATGAGGATTTACAGAGGGCGGCCAAGCTTATTAAAGGTTTTGGTAGATACTTGAAAGCAATTAAATTATCTGCGACCATTGGTGTTCCAAAAGCTTTTTCAGGGAAATTAACTTTTGACCCGTCGGAAATTTTTAAGGCTTTAGGTGGAGATTTGGAGCATAAGGCTACTTTGTCAATTGTAGATTTAAAAGGTTTTATTGATAAAGCATTAATTAAAGCAAATTATAAGATTGTAATTTTCATTGATGATATAGATAGGTTAGATAAGGAGGAGGTATATTCTTTGCTAAAGTTAATTAAGCTCAATGCTAATTTTAAAAACATAGTGTATTTGATAACAATGGATGATGAGCAAATATGCAAAGTTATCAAGGATAGACATGGAGATGATGCGGAAGACGGCAGGCTTTATCTCGAAAAAATAGTTCAAGTTCCAATAAGGCTTCCAAAAATTGAAGAAGAGGATTTGAGGGCCTATTTTGATAAGAACTTAAAAAATGTGGTATCAAATCTAGGATATTTAGAAGCAGGGACTTCAAAAAATGCGGAGATTGAAGAGATAAGAAAAGAGTATAATGCAAGCTATTTTAGAAATCCTAGAGAAATAATAAGGCTTTTTAATAGTTTTTTTATTGATGCATTTTCTATAGGCGAGGATGTGAATCTTAGGGATTTATTTTGGCTAAACTATTTAAAATTAAAAGATCCTAGCTGTTATGAGTTAATTAAAAATTATTATCAAAATCCAATAACAGGAGCACTAGAAAACAGAATTACATTTAATGATGCTCCCGCCTCCGGAGACGAGTTGAATGGATTTAGAAAAGAGTTAAATGATAATTTTAGGGCATCAATGCATATCATAAATATGCTATTTCCATTGAATAGACTGAAGCTTATGGTCAAAGTTAAATCTGAGGATGAACTGAACAGTGAATTAAGGATTAATCATTTCTATCATTTTGACAAGTATTTCTCTTATCATATTAAGGGTAAGATATCGGAAGGGGTAGTTCGTAAATTTATCAATTTAGTGAAAGACAAAAATTTTGATGAAGCGGATCTTATATATTCTGAACTATTTAACAAGTATAATTTATCGAAGATTAAATATAGAATCTTGGCTATGATTGCCAATAGTAAAGAGTTTGGGATAAGAAACAACCTTTTTCTATACTTATTTGGCAAAATGGATATGTTTCCAGTTACTGATCGTGATGTTTTTGGCAAAAACGACCGCTTAGAGATTATTGAATCAATTGGCAGGTTGCTAAGCGATGATATTCCTGAAAAAGTTAAAGAGTTATCCTTGTCCTTGGGGGAAAAATTGAACTTTCGTGAATTATGTTATTTTACTAGACAATTCAGAAACCAAGATTTTAAGAAAGAACTTGAGTTAATGATAGTTGATAAAGTGTTCGATTCAGACCAACATCCTTTTTTTAAAAATCCATTTCAAAATGAAAATAGAATGATAATGGCATTGTTGTTTGAACACAGGAATAAGGAGTATATGGAATATCTAGAGATGCACATGAATTCAGCAGAGAGCACTGGAAGTTATATCCGAATATTCCCCACGATATGGAATAATGAAAATATTTCCTCCTTAGAGGAAAGGGATTTTGAGTACATGAGCAAGATTTCTGATATCGACTTTATTTATAGGAAGGTTGAACAGTATTACCCTAGTTTAATTCAAGAAGAAATCCGAATAGAAGAATTTAGCAGATATGACCAAACGGAGGTTGAGGATAATGTTAGGCAATTTATTTACTACTACAGAAAGA is drawn from Flagellimonas sp. MMG031 and contains these coding sequences:
- a CDS encoding P-loop NTPase fold protein — protein: MSDSLIVERPIGSAKEDLFNFKHYSRKVQEIIQRSTSNSEPLVIGIYGKWGDGKTSFLNLVENKIDVFEKLKGEKGIMKYHFNPWRYDNENEILFDFFEGLSQKLRINDNEDLQRAAKLIKGFGRYLKAIKLSATIGVPKAFSGKLTFDPSEIFKALGGDLEHKATLSIVDLKGFIDKALIKANYKIVIFIDDIDRLDKEEVYSLLKLIKLNANFKNIVYLITMDDEQICKVIKDRHGDDAEDGRLYLEKIVQVPIRLPKIEEEDLRAYFDKNLKNVVSNLGYLEAGTSKNAEIEEIRKEYNASYFRNPREIIRLFNSFFIDAFSIGEDVNLRDLFWLNYLKLKDPSCYELIKNYYQNPITGALENRITFNDAPASGDELNGFRKELNDNFRASMHIINMLFPLNRLKLMVKVKSEDELNSELRINHFYHFDKYFSYHIKGKISEGVVRKFINLVKDKNFDEADLIYSELFNKYNLSKIKYRILAMIANSKEFGIRNNLFLYLFGKMDMFPVTDRDVFGKNDRLEIIESIGRLLSDDIPEKVKELSLSLGEKLNFRELCYFTRQFRNQDFKKELELMIVDKVFDSDQHPFFKNPFQNENRMIMALLFEHRNKEYMEYLEMHMNSAESTGSYIRIFPTIWNNENISSLEERDFEYMSKISDIDFIYRKVEQYYPSLIQEEIRIEEFSRYDQTEVEDNVRQFIYYYRKKEK
- a CDS encoding rhodanese-related sulfurtransferase, which codes for MQLYNTLSAKEREALIEEAGKDRLTISFYKYARIGNPQILRNHLFLAWDQMEVLGRIYVAHEGINAQLSVPADNFNSFKDHLDSITFLENVRLNIAIEQDNKSFLKLKVKVRDKIVADGLNDDTFDVTNKGIHVGAEQFNQLIEDENTVLVDMRNHYESEIGHFKNAITPDVDTFRDSLDIIEKDLAAHKEDKNLVMYCTGGIRCEKASAYYKHKGFKNVFQLEGGIIEYTRQVREKQLENKFLGKNFVFDHRRGERISEDVIAHCHQCGKPCDTHVNCANEACHLLFIQCDECANEMNNCCSVDCMEVHALPYEEQKRLRKGKGASNKIFKKGRSPVLKYKK
- a CDS encoding CoA transferase subunit B; its protein translation is MLDKNGIAKRIAKEVKDGYYVNLGIGIPTLVANFVRDDISVEFQSENGVLGMGPFPFEGEEDADIINAGKQTITTLPGASFFDSALSFGMIRGQHVHLTILGAMEVAENGDIANWKIPGKMVKGMGGAMDLVASAENIIVAMMHTNRAGESKLLKRCTLPLTGVGCVTKIVTNLAVLEVTPEGFKLLERAPGVSIEEIQAATEGKLVVEGEIPEMQI
- a CDS encoding gliding motility lipoprotein GldH — protein: MRNKLLLLLVLVLALSSCNELLVYSDYQPITDGKWQMDQGVDFQFSELDSTQTYNVFINIRNDDTFAFSNLFLITELEYPSGNTVKDTLEYRMAEPSGEWLGKGMGSIKENKLWYKEKIDFPDSGVYKVSISHAMRKNGDVEGLHILEGVTDVGLEIEKAPKL
- a CDS encoding helix-turn-helix domain-containing protein; the encoded protein is MYIIKQLRRKNNISQSQLGEEIGVSLRTIQLYERKDANIPIKNLTKIAEYFGLTIAELYMHEVNDMGEAYTRRQPFTKHGSVFYPLEHGKYLVMAPLVLVEWHQKYIKSLKTDKFTNPFQGGFIIDFLTEEPHRIFEVSGDSMNDSSAASIPNKSYVLGLEVKKESLARNKETFWNESYILVCVDRIICKRLTGYNKDKRALLCHNLNTSPEFQDFELPLDDVLQVFRIVKKQL
- a CDS encoding transglycosylase domain-containing protein — its product is MAKKRQKKQQQNFLPFIKWFWILFGSGVLAVVLIFLLASWGVFGEMPTFERLENPETNLATEFISSDGETLGKLYLDDNRTWVDYETLPQNIVDALVATEDARYYDHSGIDARGFARALVYLGTKGGASTISQQLARQLFVGVRSRNLFEAVTQKIKEWVIATRLERNYTKEEIIAMYLNIYDFGYNADGIRSAARIYFGKEPADLRIEESAVLVGMLKNSSLYNPIRREELVLNRRNTVLGQMAKYGYISEKEKDSLQSLEMKINFNPESHREGLATYFRMYMQRYLNQWVKENPKPDGEKYNIYLDGLKVYTTIDSRMQRNAEEAVQEHMKNLQAEFFHQNTPDRNLTAPFLDVSRGAIDTIMRNAMRRSARWRHLKREGLSEKDIEATFREKTEMTVFDWNSDSFEKDTIMTPMDSIRYYKTFLRTAMMSMEPQTGHVKAWVGGIDYKHFQYDNVIQGSRQAGSLFKPFVYAAAIDQLRYSPCYTLPDNQYCIEPGKHGNMAAWCPKNSDGKYSGEDMTLKSALANSVNTITAQLIDRVGPGSVASIAKSMGVTKEIPEVPSIALGTPDVSVYEMVGAFGTYANQGVYVKPVMVTRIEDKNGTVLFEYTPETKDVLSKDVAYAMVNLLEGVTEYGSGGRLRHTYGKNQTVYKEIITGYPYELTNPIAGKTGTTQNQSDGWFMGMVPNLVTGVWVGGEDRSIHFNRLLYGQGASMALPIWALYMKKNYDNEELNVSKEEFEAPEELSINIDCTKQQDEEEDLIDTEDDLEDLDF
- a CDS encoding very short patch repair endonuclease, with amino-acid sequence MTKEYPKERIKVPRFNEESGFYTTPQRSKIMGKIRGKNTKPELAFRKALWQSGYRYRIDYKKLIGKPDIALKKYKTVIFIDGEYWHGHNWEERREKIKTNREFWIPKIERNMQRDQEVNQALKEKGYTVFRFWETEVKKNLDDCLEEVLTHLNQVKAAFSQS
- a CDS encoding CoA transferase subunit A — protein: MINKTVANVSEALKGVEDGMTFMLGGFGLCGIPENAIDELVRLGIKDITCISNNAGVDDFGLGLLLQKRQIKKMISSYVGENDEFERQMLSGELEVELTPQGTLAEKCRAAQAGFPAFYTPAGYGTEVAEGKETREFDGKMYVLEPAFKADFAFVKAWKGDEAGNLIFKGTARNFNPCMCGAATITVAEVEELLPAGSLDPNQIHIPGIFVQRIFQGKNYEKRIEQRTVRERK
- the ricT gene encoding regulatory iron-sulfur-containing complex subunit RicT, with protein sequence MACSSCSTGKDGQPRGCKNNGTCGTDGCNKLTVFDWLSNMSLPNGQKPFDCVEVRFKNSRKEFFRNTENLTLSIGDVVATQAKSGHDVGVVTLTGELVRIQMKRKKVSPDDKNLPKVYRKASQRDIDIWQKCRDREEEIKKRSREIAISLKLEMKLSDVEFQGDGSKATFYYTAEDRVDFRQLIKDMAKAFGIRIEMRQIGYRQEAQRLGGIGSCGRELCCSTWLTDFRSVSTASARYQQLALNPQKLAGQCGKLKCCLNYELDMYLEALKNFPPSDCKLKTQKGIAFCQKADIFKETLWFSYKDEPATWHTLSKDQVLEILELNKKNQKVASLEEYAADNVTEDKTTFENVVGQDSLTRFDRPNRKKRRKKKRRKPKSKASPNAK
- a CDS encoding GNAT family N-acetyltransferase, yielding MQLSLRKCTLTDLDDLLEMSKTTFAEAFEKDNNPEDFKAYLQEAFHPRKLAKELSNIYTHFYFVHNSSKRVAYMKLNVASAQTDVHHPRAMEIERIYVAREYQGKQVGAWMLNEIKSIAKKFHKEFIWLGVWEHNPKAIAFYKRHGFVKFGEHPYYIGKDKQTDWLLRLDLK